One Lentimicrobiaceae bacterium genomic window, CTGCAATATCAAGAACATTAATAAAATGGTGTTCTACTTCTTTGAGTTGGTTTTGGTCGGGTTTGGCTACGGCAATATTAAGCTGTTTGTAAAACTGTCGGGAGTCGGCTGAAATAATAACCGTATTAAAATGCTTTGCTAATTCAATAGATAAAGAAGTTTTGCCAACGGCAGTTGGACCGGTAACAACAACTAATAATTTATTATTCATCATAATAAACAATTACCGTGTTACCATTGCTCTTCGTCGTCAAATTCTTCGCCAAATTCGGATAGGTCTTCGTCCATAAAATCTTCATCTGAAATATAATCACTATCGCTATAATCGTCGCCACTCATAAGGTCGGAAAACATATCACCAATACTGTCGCTCTCAATTTCGCCTACGCTTTTAATGAGTTTTGGATATTTGACCTTATCCTTTTTTGTAGCAATATCGGTAAGTCTAAGATAAAGCATTATGGGAGAAATGAAATCGTATTCAAGAATAAGATTCAGTTCCTTTTTATCGATTTTATCTTTAATCAAAACATCTTCCATGTTGCTAACCGGAATTTTCTTGTCTTTGCCAATAATGTCGTCATCGTCGTCTGAATCTTCATCTTCAAACTCGAAAATTTCATTTTCTTCGTCGGTTAAACCCATGTCAATCAGAGTTATTTCTTCCAACTTTCTCCATTTTTTATCACAAACATAAAAAGAAGCTAACTCATACTCATTGAAATCGACTGTTTTAATCAAGAAGTTATATAAATCTAAAAAATTGCTTTCATCATCGATTTCAATAACCCTGATAAAATCATCATCGTCAGGAATGCTTACTTCAAAAATAAATGTATTCATACTGTTTTAAATTATATTTGGTAAAAGTACAAAAAAAATATGATTGTGAATTAAAAAAATAACATTTTAATGCAAAAATTGTATTTTGGGGTTACGGGTCGCGTGTTTCGGGTTGCGTGGAAGCTGGGCTAATTCTAATTTCTGACTTCTTATTTTAGAAACCACTCACCACTCACCACTCACCACTCACCACTCACCACTCACCACTCACCACTCACCACTCACCACTCACCATTCACCACCCCAGGTCTGCACGACAAATCAACTTCTTTCAGTCCCATTTTCTCAGCTATTTCAATCATTTTATGATAAGCCTCTTCGTAATTATTGCCAATTTCGCCTTCTAATATTGCTTCTCTGATTTCAGTTTTAATATCGCCTACTTTTTTACAAGGTGGTAGCTGAAACACTTTCATGATAACATCTCCAGAAATAGGCGGTTGCCAATTCCTAAGCTTATCTTTTTCTTCAATTTCTATTAGTTTTTGCTTGACTATCTCAAAATTGTTCAAATAACGCTTAACCTTTGCCGGATTTTTTGATGTAACGTCGGCTTGGCACAGTAGCATAAGGTCGTCGATATCATCGCCGGCATCAAAAAGTAAACGCCTGACTGCCGAATCGGTTACGCAATCGTCGGCTAAAATTATTGGTCGTAGGTGAAGCAACACCATTTTTTGAACGTATTTCATTTTTTCGTTCATGGGTAGCTTTAGGTTCGAAAATATTTTAGGAACCATTTTCATGCCTTTGAACTCGTGTCCGTGAAATGTCCAACCTAAATTTTTATCGTATTTTTTCGTAACAGGTTTGGCAATATCGTGAAGAATGGCAGCCCAACGCAACCATAGGTTATCAGTGTTTAGCGAAATATTGTCCAAAACTTCCAAAGTATGCAGAAAATTATCTTTATGTCCCATGCTACCGACATACTCAACACCTTTTAAGTTGACAAATTCGGGAAAGATAATCTCCAATATTCCTGTTTCATCAAGTTTTAAAAAGCCTTTCGATGGCACTTCCGACATTATGATTTTGTTCAACTCTTCGGTAATTCTCTCTTTCGACAAAATTTTAACTCTATCGGCGTTTCTTTTAATTGCATTAAAAGTGTTTTCTTCGATTGAAAAATCGAGAGTGCACGAAAACCTTATTGCTCTTAGCATACGCAATGGGTCATCGGAAAAAGTAATATCAGGATTTGTAGGCGTAACTATTAGTTTTTTAGCCAAATCGGCTATGCCGCCAAACGGATCGACAAAACTGCCAAAGCTACTTTTTTTAATACTGATAGCCATGGCGTTGATTGTAAAATCTCTACGCAATTGGTCGTCTCTTAGCGTTCCTTTTTCAACCTTCGGATTTCGTGTATGTTTCCTATACGACTCTTTTCTAGCTCCCACAAACTCGCATTGATAGCCATTGTACTTAAACATAGCCGTGCCGTAGTTTTTGAAGATATGTACTTCACTAACTTTCAACTGTTTGGCAACAGATTCGGCAAGCAAAATACCATCGCCGGTTGTTACAAAATCGATATCCTTACTTTTTCTGTTAAGAAAAATATCTCTAACAAAACCGCCAATAACGTATGCATCGGTGTTTTGCATCTCTGCAACTTCCGAAATAGCGTGCAGCACTTCGTGCAAATCGCTATCTGTTAAATCTAATATGTCAACAATTTGTTCTTTCAAAGATTATTGCTATTTGGGTGTGCAAATTTATAAAATTACAATAAATATTCGCAATCTTTGAGCTGACATCGTATTTTTTTTAATTTTGAAAACAAAAAAGATGAATAGAGAAGAATTATTTTCACTGATAAAATCAAAGAGGTCGTACTTGTGTGTGGGCTTAGATAGCGATATTTCCAAAATGCCTTCCTGCATGTTACGGTACGATGATCCTGTATTTGAATTTAACAAACAAATTATAGATGCTACATTACCTTATGCGGTTGCATACAAGCCCAATTTGGCTTTTTACGAAAGCAGGGGAATAAAAGGATTGCAAAGTTTAGAAAAAACGATAAAATACTTGAACTCGTTTAAAAATGAAGTCTTTACCATTGCCGATGCCAAACGCGGCGACATTGGAAATACTTCAAAACAGTACGCAATTTCCGTATTTGATGAAGAAAGTTCGGGTTTTAACTTTGATGCTGTTACGGTTGCTCCGTACATGGGCGAAGATTCGGTTTCGCCGTTTTTATCGTTTAAAGATAAGTGGGTTATTGTATTGGCTCTGACTTCAAATGCCGGCTCAGCCGATTTTCAGCTTGTAAATACTCAGGAGCAAGAACCTTTTTACAAATTGGTGATTGATAGAGCCAAAAATTGGGGTAACAGCAACAATATGATGTTTGTTGTCGGTGCTACCAAAGCTGAGTTTTTGAAAGAAATCAGAAAAATTGTCCCCGACCACTTTTTGCTTGTCCCCGGTGTTGGCGCACAAGGCGGTAGTTTGACAGAAGTTGCTCGCAACGGACTAAACTCTTATTGCGGCTTGTTAGTAAACGCATCAAGGAGCATTATTTTTGCATCAAACTTCGACGATTTTGCACAGAAAGCTGCAGCCGAAGCAAAGAAAATGCAATCGGAGATGGAAACCACTTTGA contains:
- a CDS encoding HD domain-containing protein is translated as MVDILDLTDSDLHEVLHAISEVAEMQNTDAYVIGGFVRDIFLNRKSKDIDFVTTGDGILLAESVAKQLKVSEVHIFKNYGTAMFKYNGYQCEFVGARKESYRKHTRNPKVEKGTLRDDQLRRDFTINAMAISIKKSSFGSFVDPFGGIADLAKKLIVTPTNPDITFSDDPLRMLRAIRFSCTLDFSIEENTFNAIKRNADRVKILSKERITEELNKIIMSEVPSKGFLKLDETGILEIIFPEFVNLKGVEYVGSMGHKDNFLHTLEVLDNISLNTDNLWLRWAAILHDIAKPVTKKYDKNLGWTFHGHEFKGMKMVPKIFSNLKLPMNEKMKYVQKMVLLHLRPIILADDCVTDSAVRRLLFDAGDDIDDLMLLCQADVTSKNPAKVKRYLNNFEIVKQKLIEIEEKDKLRNWQPPISGDVIMKVFQLPPCKKVGDIKTEIREAILEGEIGNNYEEAYHKMIEIAEKMGLKEVDLSCRPGVVNGEW
- the pyrF gene encoding orotidine-5'-phosphate decarboxylase, whose protein sequence is MNREELFSLIKSKRSYLCVGLDSDISKMPSCMLRYDDPVFEFNKQIIDATLPYAVAYKPNLAFYESRGIKGLQSLEKTIKYLNSFKNEVFTIADAKRGDIGNTSKQYAISVFDEESSGFNFDAVTVAPYMGEDSVSPFLSFKDKWVIVLALTSNAGSADFQLVNTQEQEPFYKLVIDRAKNWGNSNNMMFVVGATKAEFLKEIRKIVPDHFLLVPGVGAQGGSLTEVARNGLNSYCGLLVNASRSIIFASNFDDFAQKAAAEAKKMQSEMETTLKEHKII